From the genome of Streptomyces sp. NBC_01304:
GAGCAGCAGCACCCCGTCGCCGGCGACGTTGAAGGTCCCGCTGTTGAGCGTCCCGCGCCGGGGATCGTGCGCGGCGATCCGCAGCACCTCGATCACATCGTCCTCGTGCACGAACTGCAGCCTCGGGTCATAGCCGAACACCGTCGGCAGGACCGGCAGCGAGAAGTACTCGGCGAGCGGCGAATCCGCGGTCGGCCCAAGGATGTTCGCGAAGCGCAGCACGCACACCGCGACATCGGGCCGGCGCCGCGCGAAGCCGCGTACGTACCCCTCGACCTCGACCGCGTCCTTCGCGAAGCCGCCGCTGGGCAGCGACTTGGGCGGCGTCGTCTCGGTGAAGACGGCGGGGTCGCGCGGCGCGGAACCGTACACATTGGTGCTGGACTTCACGACCAGGCGCCGGACCGTCGGCGACTTCTGGCAGGCACCGAGGAGCTGCATGGTGCCGATGACGTTGGTCTCCTTGACCGAGGTCCGGCTGCCGCTGCCCAGCGCGGTGCCGGTCACGTCCATGTGCACCACGGTGTCCACGGCGTGCTCGGCGAGCAGCCGGGCGATCGTGGGCTGGCGGATGTCGGCCTGCAGGAACTCGGCTCCGCCCAGATG
Proteins encoded in this window:
- a CDS encoding NAD-dependent epimerase/dehydratase family protein is translated as MGKVVLVTGVARQLGGRFVRRIQRDPEVDRVIAVDAIPPEHHLGGAEFLQADIRQPTIARLLAEHAVDTVVHMDVTGTALGSGSRTSVKETNVIGTMQLLGACQKSPTVRRLVVKSSTNVYGSAPRDPAVFTETTPPKSLPSGGFAKDAVEVEGYVRGFARRRPDVAVCVLRFANILGPTADSPLAEYFSLPVLPTVFGYDPRLQFVHEDDVIEVLRIAAHDPRRGTLNSGTFNVAGDGVLLLSQCSRRLGRPTVPVLLPAVTWAGAALRTVGLSDFSPEQVRLLTHGRVVATGQMRETLGFRPKYTTAETFADFARSRGPGLLPPQALAGAIDRVAALPFAGGGGQPDGSTQPTQSANQSAE